The Cylindrospermopsis curvispora GIHE-G1 genome contains a region encoding:
- a CDS encoding heavy metal translocating P-type ATPase: MQLAQKNELTEESAATTRKVILDVSGMKCAGCVKAVERQLTQHPGVKSACVNLATEIAVVEIEVDAVEGNTLAQVLTAKGFPSEMRNTQGSSRVGKQDQEMRSAFVQLIVAFGLLLFSGLGHFGSHLFPILSSIGLNNIWFHCTLATLALLFPGRPIIIDGWLGWRRGSPNMNTLIALGTLTAYITSLVALLFPRMGWDCFFDEPVMILGFILLGKTLEKQAKGRTASAFHQLLALRPQIARLIVNPDGQKLAVSPNINVIEIPAEQVRVGEWLQVLPGDKIPVDGQVQFGQTTVDESMLTGEAVPVIKQPGDSVAAGTINQSGTVSIVARKTGEHTTLAQIVALVETAQTRKAPVQKLADTIAGYFTYAVLTASFLTWAFWYFVGTRVWPEVYIASGMVMGNHSIPLPNDQNSALLISLKLAIAVLVVACPCALGLATPTAILVGTGVGAESGLLIKGGDVLEKVHHLNTIVFDKTGTLTTGDPTVTDCMPLTDIDAANLIQLAAAVEKGTCHPLAKAIQQSGEKLNLPIPHAMNFYTEPGMGVSALVEGKSVLLGNWEWLNNHGITISTTAQQQGQKLAKEGKTVIGVAIDHMLAGLIAVSDTIRPDAKLTVNHLQKMGLHVMMLSGDRLEAAVVIAQQLGLDSTSVIAGVTPEQKSGLILSLQQGSLNVGNNSCVVAMVGDGINDAPALSQADVGIALGSGTEVAMESAEIVLMGDSLSDVVASIQLARKTFTKIRQNLFWAFAYNTIAIPLAAGVLLPSLHFVLTPSSAAAIMAFSSVSVVTNSLLLRGVKLQKCIVQN; encoded by the coding sequence ATGCAACTTGCACAAAAAAATGAATTGACAGAAGAAAGCGCTGCAACAACTAGAAAAGTCATACTCGATGTTAGCGGTATGAAGTGTGCTGGCTGTGTAAAAGCAGTAGAAAGACAGTTAACCCAACACCCGGGGGTAAAAAGCGCCTGTGTGAATCTAGCTACGGAAATTGCTGTGGTAGAAATAGAAGTGGATGCTGTTGAGGGGAATACGCTGGCACAGGTATTAACAGCGAAAGGGTTCCCCTCAGAAATGCGAAACACTCAGGGATCCAGCAGGGTTGGAAAGCAAGACCAAGAAATGAGATCTGCTTTTGTGCAGTTAATAGTTGCTTTTGGACTGTTGTTGTTTTCAGGACTGGGACACTTTGGCAGTCATCTATTTCCCATTTTGAGTAGCATTGGGTTAAATAACATTTGGTTTCATTGTACATTGGCAACTCTTGCACTCCTGTTTCCTGGTCGTCCAATCATTATAGATGGTTGGTTGGGTTGGCGACGAGGATCCCCAAATATGAATACCTTAATCGCTTTAGGAACTTTAACTGCTTACATTACCAGTTTAGTTGCACTTTTATTTCCCCGCATGGGTTGGGACTGTTTCTTTGATGAACCAGTAATGATATTGGGCTTTATCCTTTTGGGTAAAACCTTGGAGAAACAAGCTAAAGGGCGTACTGCATCAGCATTTCATCAATTGTTAGCCCTAAGACCACAAATTGCTAGACTAATTGTCAACCCTGATGGACAGAAATTAGCAGTTAGTCCCAACATTAATGTTATTGAAATACCAGCTGAACAGGTACGAGTAGGAGAGTGGTTACAAGTACTACCAGGGGATAAAATTCCCGTCGATGGTCAGGTGCAGTTTGGACAAACCACCGTTGATGAATCAATGTTGACTGGGGAAGCTGTTCCTGTAATTAAACAACCAGGAGATTCGGTTGCAGCGGGAACTATTAATCAGTCAGGGACTGTCTCGATTGTAGCTAGGAAAACCGGTGAACATACTACCTTGGCTCAGATTGTTGCTCTGGTAGAAACCGCCCAAACTCGTAAAGCTCCAGTGCAAAAATTGGCTGATACCATTGCTGGTTATTTTACTTATGCTGTTTTAACAGCTTCTTTTCTAACTTGGGCATTCTGGTATTTTGTGGGAACTCGTGTTTGGCCAGAGGTGTACATTGCTTCTGGAATGGTTATGGGTAATCATTCTATCCCCCTACCCAATGATCAAAATTCGGCACTCCTTATTAGTTTAAAACTGGCGATCGCAGTTTTGGTAGTAGCTTGTCCCTGTGCTTTAGGACTAGCCACACCCACAGCCATCTTGGTAGGGACTGGTGTAGGTGCAGAATCTGGGTTACTAATCAAGGGCGGAGATGTATTAGAAAAGGTTCACCATTTAAACACCATCGTATTTGACAAAACTGGTACTCTTACCACAGGTGATCCCACAGTTACAGACTGTATGCCACTAACAGATATAGACGCTGCCAATTTGATCCAATTAGCAGCAGCGGTGGAAAAAGGCACTTGTCATCCCCTAGCAAAAGCCATACAGCAGTCGGGAGAAAAGCTAAATTTACCCATCCCCCATGCCATGAATTTTTACACAGAACCAGGTATGGGAGTTTCCGCTCTAGTAGAGGGGAAAAGTGTGCTGTTGGGTAACTGGGAATGGTTAAACAATCATGGAATTACTATCAGTACCACTGCCCAACAACAAGGACAAAAGCTGGCAAAGGAAGGAAAAACAGTCATTGGTGTGGCTATAGATCACATGTTGGCAGGTTTAATTGCTGTTAGTGATACCATTAGACCTGATGCAAAATTAACAGTAAACCACTTGCAAAAAATGGGTTTACATGTTATGATGCTCAGCGGTGATAGGTTAGAAGCAGCGGTTGTTATTGCCCAACAGCTTGGTCTCGATAGTACCAGTGTTATTGCTGGTGTTACTCCAGAGCAGAAATCTGGACTAATTCTTTCTCTCCAGCAGGGTAGCTTAAATGTAGGTAATAATTCCTGTGTGGTAGCTATGGTGGGAGATGGTATAAACGATGCACCCGCTTTATCCCAAGCAGATGTGGGAATTGCCTTAGGTTCAGGAACAGAGGTGGCTATGGAAAGTGCGGAAATTGTCCTCATGGGTGACAGCTTGAGTGATGTGGTAGCATCTATTCAACTGGCTCGTAAAACTTTCACTAAAATTCGTCAAAACCTATTTTGGGCCTTTGCCTATAACACCATTGCCATTCCCTTAGCTGCTGGGGTTCTCTTACCCAGCTTACATTTTGTCCTAACTCCCTCCAGTGCTGCTGCGATTATGGCTTTTAGTTCTGTTAGCGTGGTGACTAACTCTCTTTTATTAAGAGGTGTGAAACTACAAAAATGCATTGTTCAAAATTAA
- a CDS encoding tetratricopeptide repeat protein, with the protein MKPNHSNWDDDLPPDPQEIYQDLISTLERKVGFGLYFVQCTPIEADNFVQRISRDLANKKIALLNLYEPIEKFYEHVKNYVQGQTIDILLVKGLEYSLYKYEKRNFGEVTEGQFTNLTKVPPILNHLNQQRERFRDDFSFCFVFLLRSFSLNYLIHRAPDFFDWRSGVYELPTTAELVDEESRRLIVEGDYKKYLELTPQQKIETMLEIQELLTEKYQNDSNRARLLFEMGNLLYSANEYETAITFYEQELKLQPDDHSAWCNHGHALFSLSRYEAAIVSYRQALKLRPDDPFCWYALGNSLRKLHRDQEAILSYNQAIKIKTDDHYFWYNRGNALRNIGCNEEAILSYGQAIKIKPDESNVWNNRGIALRNLGRYQEAIFCYDQVLKLQPDDYYAWYNRGVALKKLKQNEAAVLSYDQALKLKPDDHYTWNNRGNALDDLGRIEEAIFSYDQALKIKPDDQYAFYNKACCYAVQGRIQEALENLENAVSLKPEEFTQRAKADPDFDRIREDARFQALINKTFHD; encoded by the coding sequence ATGAAACCTAACCATTCTAACTGGGATGATGATCTACCACCAGATCCGCAGGAAATATATCAGGATTTAATTTCCACTCTGGAACGAAAAGTGGGATTTGGCCTGTACTTTGTCCAGTGCACACCTATTGAAGCTGATAACTTTGTTCAACGTATTAGTCGTGATCTAGCCAACAAAAAAATAGCTTTACTAAACTTATACGAACCAATAGAGAAGTTCTATGAGCATGTGAAAAACTATGTGCAGGGACAAACTATTGATATCCTCCTAGTTAAAGGTTTGGAATACTCCCTATACAAGTATGAGAAAAGGAATTTTGGTGAAGTTACAGAGGGACAGTTTACCAACTTAACCAAAGTGCCACCCATACTAAATCATCTCAATCAACAGCGAGAAAGATTCAGAGATGATTTCTCATTTTGCTTTGTGTTCTTACTACGGTCATTTTCTCTAAATTATTTGATTCATCGTGCCCCAGACTTTTTTGATTGGCGATCTGGAGTGTATGAGTTACCAACCACAGCAGAGTTGGTGGACGAAGAATCTCGTCGTTTAATTGTAGAGGGAGACTATAAAAAATATTTAGAGCTTACCCCCCAACAGAAAATCGAAACAATGTTGGAAATTCAAGAACTTCTGACAGAAAAATACCAAAATGATAGCAACAGAGCTAGATTGTTATTTGAAATGGGGAATCTACTGTATTCCGCTAACGAATACGAAACAGCCATTACATTTTATGAGCAGGAACTCAAACTTCAACCAGATGATCATAGTGCTTGGTGTAATCACGGACATGCACTGTTTAGTTTATCCAGGTATGAAGCCGCCATTGTATCCTATCGCCAGGCTCTGAAATTACGACCAGATGACCCGTTTTGCTGGTATGCACTAGGTAATTCCCTGCGTAAGTTGCATCGAGACCAAGAAGCAATTTTATCTTACAATCAAGCCATAAAAATTAAGACCGATGATCACTATTTCTGGTACAACCGGGGTAATGCACTCAGGAATATAGGGTGTAATGAAGAGGCAATTCTATCTTATGGTCAAGCCATAAAAATTAAACCGGATGAGAGTAATGTGTGGAACAATAGAGGTATTGCTCTGAGAAATTTAGGCAGATATCAGGAGGCAATTTTCTGTTATGATCAGGTGCTAAAGTTGCAACCCGATGACTACTATGCTTGGTATAATCGGGGAGTTGCACTAAAGAAACTCAAACAAAACGAAGCAGCTGTTTTATCCTATGATCAGGCCTTGAAACTGAAACCGGATGACCACTATACCTGGAACAATAGAGGCAATGCACTGGACGATCTAGGACGCATAGAAGAAGCAATCTTTTCTTATGATCAAGCTCTGAAAATCAAGCCAGATGATCAATATGCTTTTTATAACAAAGCCTGTTGTTATGCAGTTCAGGGTAGAATTCAAGAAGCACTAGAAAACTTAGAAAATGCAGTTAGTCTCAAACCTGAAGAATTTACACAAAGGGCAAAAGCTGATCCTGATTTTGATCGCATTCGAGAAGATGCACGCTTTCAGGCTTTAATTAATAAAACTTTTCACGATTGA